From the Sardina pilchardus chromosome 11, fSarPil1.1, whole genome shotgun sequence genome, the window TATGCAAACATTCTTAAAGACAAATCAAAATGAATAGACAGCAGAAGGTTGCGGGCTTCCAAAACCATGCCAGGCTGTGTTGGCTTCTTTCTATGGAGATCGGCAATGCTATAATCTGTTATGCTGTGCTTAAATAATTATTCTGACTCACTGGATAtctcttttgttctttttttctctttcattcttgtCTCTGTCCTGTGTTCTCTCtatattctctctcactcttttggcactctgtctttctctctgttgcattgtgtctctctctcttatacacactctttttgtcatcctctctttctctctctctgtatctctccctctctctctatttgtttctctctctctctgcctctctgtctctctgtccctctctctctctctctccttctctttgcttctctctctctctctctctgcctctctgtctctgtgtctgcagTGCCGTGACAGAATGGTGGACTGTATGAGTCGAGTCATGCTGCACAGCGCCCTCTCGTGCTGGCACCCGCTCCTGGGTGTGGCGCTGGTGGTGGTCTTTGCGGGCTCCGCCCTGGGCTGCCCGGCCCGCTGCGACTGCTCGGCCCAGAGCCGCTCGGTGCTGTGCCACCGCAAGCGCCTGACGGCCATCCCCGACGGCATCCCCATCGAGACGCGCGTGCTGGACCTCAGCAAGAACCGCATCCACGCCATCAACCCGGACGACTTCGCCGCCTACCcgcagctggaggagctggacctgagcgGCAACAACATCATCTACGTAGAGCCGGGCGCGTTCAACATGCTCTTCAACATGCACTCGCTCAGCCTCAAGAGCAACCGCATCAAGCTGCTCTCGCAGGGCGTCTTCACAGGCATGACCAACCTGACCGTGCTGGACATCAGCGACAACAAGATCGTCATCCTGCTCGACTACATGTTCCAGGACCTTCGCAACCTGCGCTCGCTGGAGGTGGGCGATAATGACCTGGTCTACATCTCACACTGGGCCTTCAGCGGCCTGCTGGGGCTGGAGTCACTGACGCTGGAGCGCTGCAATCTCACGGAGGTCCCCAAGGAGGCGCTGTCCCACCTGCATGGCCTGATCAGCCTGCGCATGCGCTACTTGAACATCGGTGCGCTGAAGGAGAACTCCTTCCGGAAGCTTCACCGGCTGCAGCACCTGGAGATCGACCACTGGCCCTCGCTGGACACCTTCCCGGCCAGCGCTCTGCACGGGCTGAACCTGAGCACTCTGTCCATCACCAACACCAACCTGACAGCGCTGCCAGCTCGCGCGCTGAGCCACCTGACGCACCTGACGCACCTGAATCTGTCTTTCAGCCCCATACGGCACATCGGCGAGGCCATGCTGCAGGGTCTGGTGCGGCTGGAGGTGCTGCACCTGGCCGGGGCGCACCTGAGCGCCATCGCGCGGCACGCCTTCCACGGCCTGTCCCACCTGCGCCTGCTGAACGTCTCGCACAACCGGCTGGACACGCTGGAGATCGGCGTCTTCCAGTCGCCCGAGGCGCTGCGCGTGCTCCAGATCGACCACAACCCGCTGGTGTGCGACTGCCGCCTGATGTGGCTGCTGCAGAAGCCGCACACGCTGTCGTTCGGCGAGGCGCAGCCCGAGTGCGTCCCTGCAGAGGGCGCCCCCCGCGGCCGGCCCTACAAGGTCAGAGAGGCGCTGCACTCCAACCACGTCACCTGCGTCAAGCCCGAGATCGACGAGAACAAGACCCAGATGGTGTCGGTGGACGAGGGTCAGCGCGCGCTGCTGCACTGCAGTGCCCGGGGCAAGCCCAACCCGGTGGTGTCATGGCTGACCCCGCGCCGCCAGCACCTGACCCGCAGCCGCGGCCGCGCCACGCTCCACGACAACGGCACCCTGGAGATCCGGCCGGCCGAGGCGCAGGACGGCGGCGTGTACATGTGCGTGGCCTCCAACACGGCGGGCAACGACTCGGTCAGGGTTTCGCTGGCGGTGAAAAACCTGGGCTCGCTCTATGCCAACAGGACCCAGTTCTATACCGACGCAGCCAACGCCACCGCCAACGGAACCTTGCCGTCCAACATGACCTTTGGCCTGGACCTAAAGACCATCCTGGTTTCCACGGCGATGGGCTGTTTCACGTTCCTAGGCGTGGTTTTGTTCTGCTTTCTCCTGCTGTTTGTCTGGAGCCGGGGCAAAGGCAAGCATAAAAACAACATTGATATCGAGTACGTGCCCCGCTCCAAGTCCAACGGGGGCTCCACAGATGGCACGGATCAAGGTGCAGGCCCACGCCGTTTCAACATGAAGATGATCTGACACTGAGTCGACATGGAATAACAGGAATTACCAATTTAGGAATTATGCAGTTGTGgaattgtttttctttgttgaATTTTTTGGTTTATATTTGAGCATTTTGGGGGGGAACAAAAGGGGACCCCTGGAGAAATCAACTGCCACACAGGCATTCACGATGATCTCCAAACTTTTTCAAGTCGTGGATGTTCAGTTTAATGTCCTCAGCATATTCCTGATGCACTGGCTGAGGGAAAGGAAATAGACTATAACTACAAGGAGACAGCCACAGCATATTTGAAAATGAATAGAGGATACAGTTACAGTTTCACACTTTGTACACCCACCAGAAATCCACAATGGTTGAGCTCAAGGACGTGGCCGAATCATGTACAGAGGatctttgtaattaaaagtatTACTGTTATTTGTTGTGGCCCGCGCCATGCTTCCTCACCGCAGTGGAACGTTGGCTCCTAGTATGTTCTCCTCCTTTCATGCTCTTGCATATATGTACGTAATGACCtattatgtatatgtatgtaaacACTTGTACGAACACACTTTcttgtttatatttttgttttgttatttactCTTGCAACACCCATGGGACACAATATCAGCCAATACTTACTGTTGCCCATCCCTCTAATCAATGATCAAGCCAATATTGTACATCGGAATCTGTTCAAAGCAAAGAGAAAGGGCTTTAATGGTGTGTGCAAGGATCTGTTAGAAGGAGTGTGTAAGGTTCCTAAATTCCCGCCCTGCTCAAagtccccacccccacctcaagAATACTATTTTTAGTTGGTGTCATGAAAATATGAAGATAATTTATTTATCAAATGCTTTGAGGTTTAAAGTGAACAAAACAATGATGAATACTCTGAAATTGTTTAAGAATAGAGCATACTTTTTAATGATATTGCTGATATCATGTTGTTTGAAAAAAGCTGCACATGGATCACTTCATCATCTTGTATATTTTGTTTTAACCCTTTGCCCTTAACATATTCCCGGTGTCAAACTGACTGTCTTCATCTCTGGAGTGAAATTGACATCACTTTTTttcccaaaaatgaaatttggACTTTGTTGTGTAGTAGTTTCTCATTTTGTTGTTGAATCATTTAGATTGTGACCAGTtcaaagtaaaagaaaaaaaataataagatGTATGTGAAATAAAGAATATTAATTTGTACACAGTTTGCATATGTTGCCATTTAAATAGAAATCTCACAAGATGGTCTTCCAATTCTGCAAATAATATGAAATTCCTCCTATTTCTGTTCCATTTCCTGTATaattttcacacacactgtgaaaagATTGACTTCTTCAGTCAAGAGTAATTTATAGTTTCTCTTTTCTCATTTCAAAGACAAAATCCTCACCATGT encodes:
- the lingo2 gene encoding leucine-rich repeat and immunoglobulin-like domain-containing nogo receptor-interacting protein 2; translation: MVDCMSRVMLHSALSCWHPLLGVALVVVFAGSALGCPARCDCSAQSRSVLCHRKRLTAIPDGIPIETRVLDLSKNRIHAINPDDFAAYPQLEELDLSGNNIIYVEPGAFNMLFNMHSLSLKSNRIKLLSQGVFTGMTNLTVLDISDNKIVILLDYMFQDLRNLRSLEVGDNDLVYISHWAFSGLLGLESLTLERCNLTEVPKEALSHLHGLISLRMRYLNIGALKENSFRKLHRLQHLEIDHWPSLDTFPASALHGLNLSTLSITNTNLTALPARALSHLTHLTHLNLSFSPIRHIGEAMLQGLVRLEVLHLAGAHLSAIARHAFHGLSHLRLLNVSHNRLDTLEIGVFQSPEALRVLQIDHNPLVCDCRLMWLLQKPHTLSFGEAQPECVPAEGAPRGRPYKVREALHSNHVTCVKPEIDENKTQMVSVDEGQRALLHCSARGKPNPVVSWLTPRRQHLTRSRGRATLHDNGTLEIRPAEAQDGGVYMCVASNTAGNDSVRVSLAVKNLGSLYANRTQFYTDAANATANGTLPSNMTFGLDLKTILVSTAMGCFTFLGVVLFCFLLLFVWSRGKGKHKNNIDIEYVPRSKSNGGSTDGTDQGAGPRRFNMKMI